Proteins found in one Streptococcus criceti HS-6 genomic segment:
- the gltX gene encoding glutamate--tRNA ligase: MSNEIRVRYAPSPTGLLHIGNARTALFNYLYARHYGGTFVIRIEDTDRKRHVEDGERSQLENLRWLGIDWDESPETHERYRQSERLELYQSYIDQLLAEGKAYKSYVTEEELAAERERQEAAGETPRYVNEYLGMDEEQKAAYIAEREAAGIVPTVRLAVNEAGIYKWTDMVKGDIEFEGSNIGGDWVIQKRDGYPTYNFAVVIDDHDMSISHVIRGDDHIANTPKQLMVYEALGWEPPQFGHMTLIINSETGKKLSKRDTNTLQFIEDYRKKGYLPEAVFNFIALLGWNPGGEEEIFSREELIKLFDESRLSKSPAAFDQKKMDWVSNDYIKKADFESVFALCKPFLEEAGRLTDKAEKLVELYKPQLKSADEIVPLTDLFFEDFPALTQEEKDFMAGESVPTVLTAFKAKLEAMSDEDFQAENIFPQIKAVQKETGIKGKNLFMPIRIAVSGEMHGPELPDTIYLLGKEKSIQHIENMLKNLK; encoded by the coding sequence ATGTCTAATGAAATTCGCGTGCGTTACGCACCAAGTCCAACGGGACTGCTACATATCGGAAATGCGCGGACGGCGCTCTTTAATTATCTCTATGCTCGTCACTATGGCGGTACTTTTGTCATTCGGATTGAAGATACTGACCGCAAGCGCCATGTTGAAGATGGTGAACGCTCGCAATTGGAAAACCTGCGTTGGCTAGGGATTGACTGGGATGAAAGTCCTGAAACTCATGAACGTTATCGTCAGTCAGAACGTTTGGAGCTCTACCAAAGCTATATTGATCAACTTTTGGCGGAAGGTAAGGCCTATAAGTCTTACGTAACAGAAGAAGAATTAGCAGCTGAACGGGAACGCCAAGAAGCTGCTGGAGAAACCCCTCGTTACGTCAATGAATACCTAGGTATGGACGAGGAGCAAAAGGCTGCTTATATTGCTGAGCGTGAGGCTGCCGGTATTGTCCCAACGGTCCGCTTGGCTGTTAATGAAGCTGGTATTTACAAATGGACTGATATGGTCAAGGGTGATATCGAGTTTGAAGGCAGCAATATCGGCGGTGACTGGGTTATTCAAAAACGCGATGGCTATCCAACCTATAACTTCGCTGTCGTTATTGATGATCATGATATGAGTATTTCCCATGTTATTCGCGGTGATGATCATATCGCGAACACTCCTAAACAGCTCATGGTCTATGAAGCCCTTGGTTGGGAGCCTCCACAATTTGGTCACATGACCTTGATTATTAACTCTGAAACAGGTAAAAAGCTGTCTAAACGAGATACCAATACCCTGCAATTTATCGAGGACTACCGCAAGAAGGGCTACCTCCCGGAAGCTGTCTTCAACTTTATTGCCCTCTTAGGTTGGAATCCTGGTGGAGAAGAAGAAATCTTCTCCCGTGAGGAATTGATTAAACTTTTTGATGAAAGTCGTCTCAGCAAGTCACCAGCAGCCTTTGATCAAAAGAAAATGGACTGGGTCAGCAACGACTATATCAAGAAAGCTGATTTTGAGTCTGTCTTCGCCCTCTGTAAACCCTTCTTGGAAGAAGCGGGACGCCTGACCGACAAGGCTGAAAAGTTGGTAGAGCTTTACAAGCCTCAGCTCAAGTCAGCTGATGAAATTGTCCCTCTGACTGACCTCTTCTTTGAAGACTTTCCAGCATTGACTCAGGAAGAAAAGGATTTTATGGCGGGTGAAAGCGTTCCAACTGTCCTTACGGCCTTCAAGGCTAAGCTGGAAGCCATGTCTGATGAGGACTTCCAAGCAGAAAATATCTTCCCGCAAATCAAGGCTGTTCAAAAGGAAACGGGCATCAAAGGTAAAAATCTCTTCATGCCAATTCGGATTGCTGTTTCTGGTGAAATGCACGGTCCAGAATTACCAGATACTATTTATCTATTGGGGAAGGAAAAATCTATCCAACATATTGAGAATATGCTGA